One region of Rhodocaloribacter litoris genomic DNA includes:
- a CDS encoding FAD-dependent oxidoreductase has protein sequence MQAAGPAQRVPDEHPRHVHAGSGAAPRPFRIAIIGAGPAGFYAADHLLRQTDLPVEVDLFDRLPTPHGLVRLGVAPDHQKIKNVIRVYDKTAERPGFRFFGNVEFGRHIRLEDLRRHYHAVVFTTGAQVDRSLGIPGEDLAGSHSATEFVAWYNGHPDYRDHHFDLSRERVAIVGVGNVAVDVARILCRTPEELARTDIADYALEALRESRVREIFMLGRRGPAQAAFTLPEARELGELPGADVFVPPEEAVLDPFSQALLAEEGDRDTLKKVELIQEFAQRRPTGKPRRLTIRFLVSPVAIHDDGTGHVAGLRLVRNELYRTEDGRLRPRATGRYEDLPVGLVFRSIGYRGVPLPGVPFDERHGVIPTEEGRVLDPATGRPLPGLYAAGWIKRGATGVIGTNKACAVETVSRLLEDAAAGRLPEPEQPDAGAALNHIRARQPDYVTYDDWKRIDRIEVERGEAAGRPRVKFTGVREMLEALREDPARSA, from the coding sequence ATGCAGGCGGCAGGCCCCGCGCAGCGCGTACCGGACGAACACCCCCGGCATGTACACGCCGGGTCCGGCGCCGCACCCCGACCTTTTCGCATCGCTATCATCGGCGCCGGCCCGGCCGGTTTCTATGCCGCCGATCACCTGCTCCGGCAAACCGACCTCCCCGTCGAAGTGGACCTCTTCGACCGGCTGCCGACCCCCCACGGCCTGGTGCGCCTGGGGGTGGCCCCGGACCATCAGAAGATCAAGAACGTCATCCGGGTCTACGACAAGACGGCCGAACGCCCCGGCTTCCGGTTCTTCGGCAACGTCGAGTTCGGCCGGCACATTCGCCTCGAAGACCTCCGCCGTCACTACCACGCCGTCGTCTTCACCACCGGCGCCCAGGTGGATCGCTCGCTGGGCATCCCCGGGGAAGACCTCGCCGGCAGCCATTCCGCCACCGAGTTCGTCGCCTGGTACAACGGGCATCCCGACTACCGGGACCACCACTTCGACCTCAGCCGGGAACGGGTCGCCATCGTCGGCGTCGGCAACGTGGCCGTGGATGTGGCCCGCATCCTGTGCCGCACCCCCGAGGAACTGGCCCGGACCGACATCGCCGACTATGCCCTCGAAGCGCTTCGCGAGAGCCGGGTCCGGGAGATCTTCATGCTCGGCCGGCGGGGACCCGCCCAGGCCGCCTTCACCCTGCCCGAAGCCCGCGAGCTCGGCGAGCTGCCCGGCGCCGACGTCTTCGTTCCTCCCGAAGAAGCCGTGCTCGACCCGTTCAGCCAGGCCCTGCTTGCGGAGGAGGGCGACCGCGACACCCTGAAAAAGGTGGAGTTGATCCAGGAATTCGCGCAGCGCCGTCCCACCGGCAAACCGCGCCGCCTCACGATCCGCTTCCTCGTCTCCCCCGTCGCGATTCACGATGACGGCACCGGCCACGTGGCGGGGCTGCGGCTCGTGCGCAACGAGCTCTACCGCACCGAAGACGGGCGCCTGCGCCCGCGTGCGACCGGCCGGTACGAAGACCTCCCGGTCGGGCTCGTCTTCCGCTCGATCGGGTACCGGGGCGTCCCCCTGCCCGGCGTCCCGTTCGACGAGCGGCACGGCGTCATCCCCACCGAGGAAGGCCGCGTCCTCGATCCAGCGACCGGGCGACCGCTCCCCGGTCTCTACGCGGCCGGCTGGATCAAACGCGGGGCGACGGGGGTCATCGGCACCAACAAGGCCTGCGCCGTCGAAACGGTCAGCCGGCTGCTCGAAGATGCCGCGGCCGGGCGCCTTCCCGAACCGGAACAGCCGGATGCCGGTGCCGCCCTGAACCACATCCGGGCCCGGCAACCCGACTACGTGACGTACGACGACTGGAAACGGATCGACCGGATCGAGGTGGAGCGGGGTGAGGCCGCCGGACGGCCGCGCGTCAAGTTCACCGGCGTCCGCGAGATGCTCGAAGCGCTCCGGGAGGATCCGGCCCGCTCCGCCTAG